One part of the Vicia villosa cultivar HV-30 ecotype Madison, WI linkage group LG6, Vvil1.0, whole genome shotgun sequence genome encodes these proteins:
- the LOC131610029 gene encoding protein SLOW GREEN 1, chloroplastic-like: MDSQSVTNLRHSNLSLNPNRSSFPSPLSSSLSFRSLPPPQFLPPPSLKLQPIRASSSPNDPAFHQPRNLPPLPNPFQALTSLFSPVVKTTCIILAATAFFFTRFHHSPVIAATLATPASVETSPEAENENASEGEQAEKLIEERLSQNPNDAEALRSLMEVKIKARKVDEAIGIINRLIEIEPEEMEWPLLKANMYIYNDDHETAKKLFEEILQRDPLRVEAYHGLVMASSDSSESNEPSNETMKGLLQRVEKALELCKKQKRVSDVRDFRLLVAQIKVMEGNFSEALKAYQELVKEEPRDFRPYLCQGIIYTLLRKKDEAEKQFDQFRRLIPKNHPYREYFDDNMYGTNFFAPKFESERAGARS, translated from the coding sequence ATGGATTCTCAATCCGTCACTAACCTCCGTCACTCCAACCTCTCACTCAATCCCAACCGTTCATCATTCCCATCTCCGTTATCATCTTCTCTCTCCTTCAGGTCCCTCCCACCACCGCAATTTCTCCCTCCGCCGTCGTTAAAGTTACAACCTATCAGAGCCTCATCCTCTCCAAACGACCCTGCGTTTCACCAACCTAGAAACCTCCCTCCCTTACCCAACCCATTCCAAGCCCTAACCTCTCTCTTCTCCCCCGTCGTAAAAACCACCTGCATCATCCTCGCCGCCACCGCCTTCTTCTTCACGCGCTTCCACCACAGTCCCGTCATCGCCGCCACACTCGCCACTCCGGCAAGCGTTGAAACCTCACCTGAGGCTGAAAACGAAAACGCTTCAGAAGGAGAACAAGCGGAGAAGCTTATCGAAGAGCGATTGAGTCAAAATCCAAACGACGCGGAAGCTCTTCGTTCTCTCATGGAAGTCAAAATCAAAGCACGGAAGGTCGATGAAGCGATTGGTATCATTAACCGTTTGATTGAGATTGAGCCTGAGGAAATGGAGTGGCCTCTATTGAAGGCTAACATGTATATCTACAACGACGACCATGAAACTGCGAAAAAACTGTTCGAAGAGATTCTGCAGAGAGATCCGCTTCGGGTAGAAGCTTATCACGGTCTTGTGATGGCGTCGTCGGATTCGTCGGAGTCTAATGAACCGTCGAATGAAACGATGAAAGGATTGTTGCAAAGGGTTGAAAAGGCATTGGAATTGTGCAAGAAGCAGAAGAGGGTTTCAGATGTTAGAGACTTTAGGTTATTGGTTGCTCAGATTAAGGTGATGGAAGGGAATTTCTCTGAAGCGCTTAAAGCCTATCAGGAGTTGGTAAAAGAAGAACCGAGAGACTTCAGGCCTTATCTGTGTCAGGGTATTATTTATACCTTGCTTAGAAAGAAAGATGAAGCTGAGAAGCAATTCGATCAGTTTCGTAGGCTTATTCC